In the genome of Streptococcus oralis, one region contains:
- a CDS encoding CbrC family protein, producing MKEYLTEWIRLKEDFNLQDGDKSSVLALYQFADRLSEIEEIEAKKVLVDVYQKLGMMESAFRVFSNIFDKADRKQLKKFATLQELSNNRGDDFALPRPLTVVEEAERQECLKDLPYFRYHPDPLATDAFVEGEEQICPCCGKKSRVYYAMRPYCIDDVDYLCPMCIANGEAAKKFDAEFVQGAEWTGEPDEEKNNILFYQTPGYPSWQGEYWLSCCDDYCAYLGTVGTRELKAMDIADEVLAEYHARDEFADVEDYLVKDGSVCGYLFRCLDCKKYHLWVDAD from the coding sequence ATGAAAGAATACCTAACAGAATGGATACGTTTAAAAGAGGATTTCAATCTTCAAGATGGTGACAAATCAAGCGTTTTAGCTCTCTATCAATTTGCAGATAGACTCTCTGAGATTGAGGAGATAGAGGCGAAGAAGGTATTGGTGGATGTGTATCAAAAACTTGGTATGATGGAGAGTGCTTTTAGAGTGTTTTCGAATATCTTTGATAAAGCAGACCGAAAACAACTGAAGAAATTTGCCACTTTACAAGAGTTGAGTAATAATCGTGGGGATGATTTCGCTTTGCCACGTCCACTAACAGTGGTAGAAGAAGCTGAAAGACAGGAATGTTTGAAAGATTTACCGTATTTTCGTTATCATCCTGATCCACTGGCTACAGATGCCTTTGTGGAGGGAGAAGAACAAATCTGTCCTTGCTGTGGTAAAAAATCAAGAGTTTATTATGCTATGCGTCCTTACTGTATAGATGATGTAGACTATCTCTGTCCGATGTGTATCGCAAATGGGGAAGCAGCTAAAAAATTTGATGCAGAATTTGTTCAGGGAGCAGAATGGACTGGAGAGCCAGATGAAGAGAAAAACAATATTCTTTTCTACCAAACACCAGGATACCCAAGCTGGCAGGGAGAATATTGGCTCTCATGCTGTGATGATTACTGTGCCTACTTGGGAACGGTAGGAACTCGGGAGTTGAAAGCAATGGATATTGCTGATGAAGTCTTAGCAGAATACCACGCGCGCGATGAGTTTGCAGATGTAGAAGATTATCTTGTAAAAGATGGTTCCGTTTGTGGCTATCTATTCAGATGTCTTGACTGTAAAAAATATCATCTCTGGGTAGATGCGGATTAG
- a CDS encoding saccharopine dehydrogenase family protein has product MSRLLVIGCGGVAQVAISKICQDSETFTEIMIASRTKSKCDDLKAKLEGKTSTKIETAALDADKAEEVIALIESYKPEAVLNVALPYQDLTIMDACLATGVHYIDTANYEAEDTEDPEWRAIYEKRCKELGFTAYFDYSWQWAYQEKFKEAGLTALLGSGFDPGVTSVFSAYALKHYFDEIHYIDILDCNGGDHGYPFATNFNPEINLREVSAPGSYWEDGKWVEVEAMSIKREYDFPQVGQKDMYLLHHEEIESLAKNIPGVKRIRFFMTFGQSYLTHMKCLENVGLLRTDAINFNGQEIVPIQFLKVLLPDPASLGPRTVGKTNIGCIFTGVKDGVEKTIYIYNVCDHQECYSEVGSQAISYTTGVPAMIGTKLVMNGTWKQPGVYNLEELDPDPFMEALNEYGLPWVVVENPQMVD; this is encoded by the coding sequence ATGAGTCGTCTATTAGTTATCGGATGTGGGGGTGTTGCCCAAGTTGCTATTTCAAAGATTTGCCAAGATAGCGAAACCTTTACAGAGATTATGATTGCTAGTCGTACAAAGTCAAAATGTGATGATTTAAAGGCTAAATTAGAAGGCAAAACAAGTACAAAGATTGAAACAGCTGCTCTTGATGCTGACAAGGCAGAAGAAGTGATTGCCTTGATTGAAAGCTACAAACCAGAAGCCGTTTTGAACGTAGCACTCCCATATCAAGACTTGACCATTATGGATGCTTGTTTGGCTACAGGTGTCCACTATATAGATACTGCCAACTACGAGGCTGAGGATACAGAAGACCCTGAATGGCGCGCCATTTATGAAAAACGTTGCAAGGAACTTGGTTTTACAGCTTACTTTGACTACTCATGGCAGTGGGCTTATCAGGAGAAATTCAAAGAAGCAGGTTTGACAGCTCTTCTTGGTTCTGGTTTTGACCCAGGTGTGACCAGTGTCTTTTCAGCTTATGCTCTCAAACACTATTTTGATGAGATTCACTATATCGATATTTTAGACTGTAATGGTGGTGACCACGGTTATCCGTTTGCGACTAACTTCAACCCAGAAATCAATCTACGTGAGGTTTCTGCGCCAGGTTCTTACTGGGAAGATGGAAAATGGGTCGAAGTCGAAGCAATGTCTATCAAGCGTGAGTACGATTTCCCTCAAGTTGGACAAAAAGACATGTATCTCCTTCACCATGAAGAAATTGAATCATTGGCTAAGAACATTCCTGGAGTCAAACGGATTCGTTTCTTTATGACTTTTGGTCAATCTTATCTAACGCACATGAAATGCTTGGAAAACGTTGGTCTCCTTCGTACGGATGCTATTAACTTTAACGGTCAAGAAATCGTTCCAATCCAATTCTTGAAAGTCTTGCTTCCAGATCCTGCTAGCCTTGGACCACGTACTGTTGGTAAGACCAATATCGGTTGTATCTTTACAGGTGTCAAAGATGGCGTTGAAAAGACCATCTACATCTACAATGTTTGCGACCATCAGGAATGTTACTCAGAAGTTGGTTCACAAGCAATTTCTTACACGACAGGCGTTCCAGCCATGATTGGAACAAAATTGGTTATGAACGGAACATGGAAACAACCAGGAGTTTACAACCTTGAAGAATTGGATCCAGATCCATTTATGGAAGCTTTGAATGAGTATGGTTTGCCATGGGTTGTGGTTGAAAATCCACAAATGGTGGACTAA
- a CDS encoding aminotransferase class I/II-fold pyridoxal phosphate-dependent enzyme — MIKLDQNQAPIYEGLIKLRKKRIVPFDVPGHKRGRGNPELVELLGEKCVGIDVNSMKPLDNLGHPISIIRDAEELAADAFGAAHAFLMIGGTTSSVQTMILSTCKAGDKIILPRNVHKSAINALVLCGAIPIYIEMSVDPKIGIALGLENDRVAQAIKEHPDAKAILINNPTYYGICSDLKGLTEMAHKAGMLVLVDEAHGAHLHFTDKLPLSAMDAGADMAAVSMHKSGGSLTQSSILLIGERMNPEYVRQIINLAQSTSASYLLMASLDISRRNLALRGKESFEKVIELSEYARREINAIGGYYAYSKELIDGVSVCDFDVTKLSVYTQGIGLTGIEVYDLLRDEYDIQIEFGDIGNILAYISIGDRIQDIERLVGALADIKRLYSRDGKDLIAGEYIQPDLVLSPQEAFYSERRSLTLDESVGQVCGEFVMCYPPGIPILAPGERITREIVDYILFAKERGCSLQGTEDPEVNHINVIDRKEN, encoded by the coding sequence TTGATAAAATTAGATCAGAATCAGGCCCCTATTTATGAAGGTCTGATTAAGTTACGAAAGAAAAGGATTGTTCCCTTTGATGTACCAGGTCACAAGCGGGGACGCGGAAATCCAGAACTTGTTGAATTGTTGGGAGAAAAATGTGTTGGCATTGATGTCAATTCTATGAAACCCTTGGATAATCTAGGCCATCCCATTTCGATTATTCGAGATGCAGAGGAGCTGGCTGCGGATGCTTTTGGAGCAGCGCATGCCTTTCTCATGATTGGTGGAACAACATCATCTGTTCAAACTATGATTCTTTCCACCTGCAAGGCTGGAGATAAGATTATTCTGCCGCGAAATGTTCACAAATCTGCTATCAATGCGCTGGTTCTATGTGGTGCCATTCCCATCTATATCGAGATGAGTGTAGATCCTAAAATTGGCATCGCTTTAGGTCTTGAAAATGACCGTGTTGCACAGGCCATCAAGGAACATCCGGATGCTAAAGCTATCCTAATCAACAATCCTACCTACTATGGTATTTGTTCAGACCTCAAGGGTTTAACGGAAATGGCTCATAAAGCTGGCATGCTGGTTTTAGTAGATGAAGCTCATGGAGCGCATTTGCATTTTACAGACAAATTGCCACTATCTGCTATGGACGCTGGCGCTGATATGGCGGCGGTCTCTATGCATAAGTCTGGTGGGAGTTTGACCCAGAGCTCCATACTGCTTATCGGGGAGCGTATGAATCCTGAATATGTTCGACAGATCATTAACCTGGCCCAGTCTACATCTGCCTCTTACTTGTTGATGGCAAGTCTTGATATTTCACGTCGTAATCTAGCTCTTCGTGGTAAAGAGTCTTTTGAGAAGGTTATTGAACTATCCGAGTATGCTCGTCGTGAAATCAATGCTATCGGTGGTTACTATGCCTACTCAAAAGAGTTAATAGACGGTGTGTCGGTCTGTGATTTTGACGTGACCAAGCTGTCAGTCTACACTCAGGGTATTGGCTTAACAGGTATCGAAGTTTATGACCTCCTGCGAGACGAATATGATATTCAGATTGAGTTTGGGGATATCGGGAATATCTTGGCTTATATTTCCATCGGCGATCGCATCCAAGATATAGAGCGTCTGGTCGGTGCTTTGGCTGATATTAAGAGACTCTATTCAAGAGATGGAAAGGACTTGATTGCTGGAGAATATATCCAACCAGATTTAGTGCTGTCTCCTCAGGAAGCCTTCTATTCAGAGAGAAGAAGTTTGACCTTGGATGAGTCTGTTGGACAGGTCTGTGGGGAATTTGTCATGTGCTATCCTCCAGGGATTCCAATCCTAGCACCAGGTGAACGTATTACACGAGAAATTGTGGATTATATCCTATTTGCCAAAGAACGTGGTTGCTCCCTCCAAGGGACGGAAGATCCAGAAGTCAATCACATCAACGTTATTGATAGAAAGGAGAACTAG
- the speE gene encoding polyamine aminopropyltransferase: MDLWFSEVHTPDVKLSLRTAKQLYAGKSEWQDIEVLDTPAFGKILILNGHVLFSDADDFVYNEMTVHVPMAVHPNPKKVLVIGGGDGGVAQVLTLYPELEQIDIVEPDEMLVEVCREYFPDFAAGLDDPRVTIYYQNGLRFLRNCEDDYDIIINDATDPFGHTEGLFTKEFYGNSYRALKEDGIMIYQHGSPFFDEDESACRSMHRKVNQAFPISRVYQAHIPTSPAGYWLFGFASKKYHPVKDFDKEGWKKRQLFTEYYTANLHVGAFMLPKYVEDILEEEEGKK, translated from the coding sequence ATGGATTTGTGGTTTTCTGAAGTTCATACTCCAGATGTGAAATTATCTTTGAGAACAGCTAAGCAACTCTACGCTGGAAAAAGTGAATGGCAGGATATAGAAGTATTAGATACTCCCGCTTTTGGGAAAATATTAATCTTAAATGGCCATGTCTTGTTTTCAGATGCAGATGATTTTGTCTACAATGAAATGACCGTCCACGTACCGATGGCTGTCCATCCCAATCCAAAGAAAGTCTTGGTTATAGGGGGTGGCGACGGCGGAGTTGCCCAAGTATTAACACTCTATCCCGAACTGGAGCAAATCGATATCGTGGAACCAGATGAAATGCTTGTTGAGGTTTGTCGTGAGTATTTCCCAGACTTTGCTGCAGGGCTAGATGACCCTCGTGTTACGATTTATTATCAAAATGGACTGAGATTTTTGAGAAACTGTGAGGATGATTACGATATCATTATCAATGATGCGACGGATCCATTTGGACATACGGAAGGGCTCTTTACCAAGGAATTTTATGGAAACAGTTACAGAGCTCTCAAAGAAGACGGTATCATGATTTATCAGCATGGTAGTCCTTTCTTTGACGAAGATGAGTCAGCTTGCCGAAGTATGCACCGCAAGGTCAATCAAGCCTTTCCAATCAGTCGGGTTTATCAGGCGCACATCCCAACCAGTCCAGCTGGCTATTGGCTATTTGGATTTGCATCGAAAAAATACCACCCTGTTAAAGATTTTGATAAGGAAGGCTGGAAAAAACGCCAGCTTTTCACAGAATACTACACTGCAAACTTACATGTGGGAGCCTTTATGTTGCCTAAGTATGTAGAAGACATTTTAGAAGAAGAGGAAGGGAAAAAATGA